The genomic segment GCGAGCGCGCTTATGCCCTGCTGCCGCGCTGGCCGCTCTGGTACACCATCGGATCATGGAACCTCGCCGAGTATCTCGACTACGTTGGCGGCGTCGGCGGCGCGGCGGGCATCCGCATATTCAACTACGCGCGTTTCATCGAGAACCTGTTTTCGGACGGCATCCTCTACGCCACGCAGCCCGGCCTGATGCCCGTTTTCTTGCTGATCGCGGTGGGTGCGGCATACACTTTGCCGGCCGGTCGCGCGCGATCGCTGCTCTGGTTGTTCAGCGCAGTCGCGCTGGCGCAGTCCGCGCTGGGCATCGGCTACCCCGGCTATGCGGGCAACAGCACGGAGGTGCGGCACGGCCAGTTGATCGCCCCGTTCCTGTTGCTGCTGGCCGGTGCGGGCTTGGTGGCGCTGTTCGAGCGCGGGCGGCTGAAGCGTGCGCTGGCGTTCGGGCTGGGCGGCCTCTATCTGCTGTTCGCCGTGGCCTATCTGGGCGTGTGGGCGAACACGCTCGCATCGCCCGCATACCGCGGCCCGATCGTGCAAGCGGCGGAGTGGGCGGACGCGCACCTGCCGGCCGATGCGGTGCTACTGACGCGCCGCGCCGCCGAGACGCGCTACTTCTCCGGGCGCACCGTCATCGCCACGCCGTCGGCGCCGTTCGCGGATCTGATGGCGTTCGCGCAACGGCACGGCGTCACCCACATAGTACTGAGCGACGCCGACCGCAACGGCGCGCCAAACCTGGTGCAGGGCCTGCGCCTGTTTCCACAGAACTTCAAGAGCGTCTATGCGGCCGCCGACATTCGCATCGTCGCGATTGCCGATTATCGCTTCCCGTCTGCGCTCCCGCCAGCCGCCGATCTGTATGCCGGCAAGACGACCGGCCGGCCGGACCGACTGATCAACTGGGAGCAGTTGACGCCCGGCGGCGCCGGCACGATTCTGAGCGACCTGACCGAGGGCTGGAGCGGCGCGCTCGCTGCGGCGCAGCGCCCCGAGCCGCCCGCGCCGCGCACGGTCGACGTCGCGTTGACCGCCGGCGACCGCATCGTGCTGGCGCGCTATGTGCTGGCCGCCGATGCGCTGCGGCCGGGCGACGACTTGCGCATCACGTTGCAGTGGCAGGCGCTCGCGCCGATGAAGCCGAACTACGTCGTTTTCGTGCACCTGCTCGACGCGGGCGGCGTGCTGCGCGCGCAGCAGGACGCGCCGCCGCTGGATGGCGCGCGCCCGACCTATCAATGGGAGGCTGGCGAGTGGATTGACGACGCGCGCAGCGTGCATATCCCCGGCGATGCCGCTGCCGGTCGCTACATGATCGAGGTCGGTCTGTACGACTCCGGCACCGGTCGGCGCCTGCCGCTGACTGATGCGCACGGTGCGCGCCTGCCCGATGACCGCCTGCTGATCGACGGAATTGAGGTGCAGCCGTGAGCGCGCGGCGGTTTGAGCGGCTCGCCCTGGCAGGTATCGTGCTTGCCGCATTCGCCTTGCGCGTCTATCACCTTGACGCGATGTCGTTCTGGAGCGACGAGGGCATCAGCGTCCTGCGCGCGCAGCTGGACATTCCCGCGCTGCTGGCGAACCTGCCCGCCGAGCACGTGCCGCTCTACTTCGTCAGCCTGCACTACTGGATGGGCGTGGCGGGCGAGGGCGATTTCGCTGTGCGCTTCTTCTCGCTCTGGTTCAGCGTGCTGGCTGTGCCGCTCGCATACCGACTCGGTCTGGCAGCGACCGGGCAGCGCGCGGTGGCGTGGCTGGCCGCGCTCCTGCTGGCGGTCAACCCGTTGCAGATCTGGTACGCGCAGGAAGCGCGCATGTACAGCCTGCTCGTCGCGCTGGTGGCCGGCGCAGCCTGGGCGCTGCTGGCTGCCGTCGCCAGCCGGCGCAGCAGGCGGTCGTGGATCGCGTTTGCGCTGCTAATGGCGGCCGGGCTCTATACGCACTTCTTCGCCGCGCTCGCGCTGGCTGCGTTGGGGTTGTGGAGCGCGCTGGTCTGGTGGCGTGATCGCCGGTCATGGCGCGTGTTTGGCGTTGGCTACGGACTGCTGGGCGTGCTGTGCCTGCCGTGGCTGCCGCGCGCACTCGGTGCGCTGTCGTTCCCCGGCTGGCAGGAAGCCGCCGATCCGCTCTCACTGCCGTGGCGCTACCTGGTGGCCTACTCGGTCGGCAGCACGATCGGCGAACCGTGGCAATGGCTGGCGCTCGGCTTTCTCGTGTTGCTCGCCGTGGGGGCGTTCGTGCTGGCGCGCGTGCGCAGCCTGCCGGCATGGCTGCCGCTCGCGGGCGTCGCTGTGCCATTCGTGCTGATGATGGCGCTGGCACTGCGCAAGCCGGGCTATCATGAGCGCTACCTGATTGTCGTCACGCCGTTCTTTGCGCTCCTGCTGGCTGCCGCACTCGCCGGGCTGTGGCGCGGTGCGGCGCGCTGGCGGCGTCCCGTCGCGGTGCTGGCGCTGATCGGCATGCTGTGTGGCAGCGCGCTTTCGCTGGCCCGCATCTATGCCGACCCGCTGGTCGCCAAGCCGGACTTTCGCAGCGCGGCGCAGTATATCGATCGCTTGAGCCGCGATGGCGACGGGCTGATCTTCGACGGGCCCGACCCCAACAAAGCGTTCTACCGCTACTTCTCGCAGCAGAAGGTGACGGCGTTCGATGAGGGCCAGTTCGACCCGCAGGACATCGCGGAGGCCACCGCATTCCTGATGCGCGAGACGCCGAAGCGTGACCGCTGGTGGGTGGTGCTGTATTTCCACCCGCCCGGCCCGACCGAGGACTGGCTGGCAGCCAACGGCTTCCAGACGTCGTCGCGCTGGTTCAACGGTATCCGCGTCCTGCTCTTTGCGACGCCGACCGAAGCATCACTGCGCGCGGCCGCGCCCGCCAGTGTGCAGACCGCGCTACCGCTGACGCTGACAGTGCGCATGTCGGCTGCGGTCTACGCGGGCGATGTGCTGCCGGTTATTCTGCGCTGGCAGGCGACCGCCACGCTGCCGGCCGATTACCAGGCGTCGGTGCGCCTGATCGGCGCGGACGGCAGGGTGATTCGCCAACTGGACCGGCGGCCGCTCGACGGGCGGGTGCCAACCTCGCAATGGCGTCCTGACGACGTGCTCGACGACCGCTACGGCTTGCTGGTGCCAGAAGACACGCCATCGGGCGACTACACGGTGCAGGTGATCCTGTACCCGCTCAATGGCGCGCCGGCCTGGCATTCTGAGGGCCCGATGGTGCGGGTTCTGCCGCCCCCCTGATTTGCGAATCCGCGCCGGGTGTAGCACAATCCGATGCGGGCCGCTGCGCCGGTATTCCGCGCGGTGGCAACTGCCCAATGACTGTGACACCAACTGTCCCATCCGGCCTATCCGCTGCCAGTGATCTCCTGGCCGTCCGCACC from the Chloroflexota bacterium genome contains:
- a CDS encoding glycosyltransferase family 39 protein gives rise to the protein MSSAWYRPSRLTVIVLAATAINALIMVAAATRHLEPFADLATYYQEALNLVHGRGLSLEIKNVVNAATTHPPFPVGDRVLYPLIVAAAMTVFGESLAVANAVSALATALTALPLYALGRQLFGARAGMLTALLFTLNPFYHMLGIGGWTDTTATLFYYLALALLAAYVHAPSGRRRSLALVAGLSAALAALAREDAVVLVVALAGAWWLAGRRPADAVMLIAEPLLVFAARSAYLWQTFGTPFYSERAYALLPRWPLWYTIGSWNLAEYLDYVGGVGGAAGIRIFNYARFIENLFSDGILYATQPGLMPVFLLIAVGAAYTLPAGRARSLLWLFSAVALAQSALGIGYPGYAGNSTEVRHGQLIAPFLLLLAGAGLVALFERGRLKRALAFGLGGLYLLFAVAYLGVWANTLASPAYRGPIVQAAEWADAHLPADAVLLTRRAAETRYFSGRTVIATPSAPFADLMAFAQRHGVTHIVLSDADRNGAPNLVQGLRLFPQNFKSVYAAADIRIVAIADYRFPSALPPAADLYAGKTTGRPDRLINWEQLTPGGAGTILSDLTEGWSGALAAAQRPEPPAPRTVDVALTAGDRIVLARYVLAADALRPGDDLRITLQWQALAPMKPNYVVFVHLLDAGGVLRAQQDAPPLDGARPTYQWEAGEWIDDARSVHIPGDAAAGRYMIEVGLYDSGTGRRLPLTDAHGARLPDDRLLIDGIEVQP
- a CDS encoding glycosyltransferase family 39 protein, with amino-acid sequence MSARRFERLALAGIVLAAFALRVYHLDAMSFWSDEGISVLRAQLDIPALLANLPAEHVPLYFVSLHYWMGVAGEGDFAVRFFSLWFSVLAVPLAYRLGLAATGQRAVAWLAALLLAVNPLQIWYAQEARMYSLLVALVAGAAWALLAAVASRRSRRSWIAFALLMAAGLYTHFFAALALAALGLWSALVWWRDRRSWRVFGVGYGLLGVLCLPWLPRALGALSFPGWQEAADPLSLPWRYLVAYSVGSTIGEPWQWLALGFLVLLAVGAFVLARVRSLPAWLPLAGVAVPFVLMMALALRKPGYHERYLIVVTPFFALLLAAALAGLWRGAARWRRPVAVLALIGMLCGSALSLARIYADPLVAKPDFRSAAQYIDRLSRDGDGLIFDGPDPNKAFYRYFSQQKVTAFDEGQFDPQDIAEATAFLMRETPKRDRWWVVLYFHPPGPTEDWLAANGFQTSSRWFNGIRVLLFATPTEASLRAAAPASVQTALPLTLTVRMSAAVYAGDVLPVILRWQATATLPADYQASVRLIGADGRVIRQLDRRPLDGRVPTSQWRPDDVLDDRYGLLVPEDTPSGDYTVQVILYPLNGAPAWHSEGPMVRVLPPP